In Candidatus Eisenbacteria bacterium, a single window of DNA contains:
- a CDS encoding DUF1028 domain-containing protein: protein MGDGHGRRPWEASMMWRTGSARIDSASAAMLAVAMVAATAALVVCPPGFEARAAGAGPDLCATFSIVARDSTTGEIGVGVQSHWFSVGSTVPWAEAGVGAVATQSFVEVAYGPRILERLRRGESAAEALQAEVEADTLRAMRQVLVIDARGNVAVHTGEECVDFAGSHIGRDHACAGNLLAAPGIWDSMSRSFEAAEGSMAARIIAALESGQAAGGDARGMQSAALLVVKMIDAKQPWKNRTVDLRVEDHRQPIYELSRLYDMHRGYTLADQGDEAFARKDYRTASLFYDAAIGQSPSDELLFWRASVRMAMGEESNALDDLEEAISVNPRWRTLLARLPDSVFPGVEKACKRLGIDRIE from the coding sequence ATGGGCGATGGGCACGGTCGACGCCCTTGGGAGGCTTCTATGATGTGGCGCACTGGGTCCGCGCGGATCGACTCCGCGTCGGCCGCGATGTTGGCCGTCGCGATGGTCGCGGCGACCGCCGCTCTTGTTGTTTGCCCGCCCGGCTTCGAGGCGCGAGCGGCGGGAGCGGGGCCCGATCTGTGCGCCACCTTCTCGATAGTGGCGCGGGACTCGACGACCGGCGAGATCGGCGTCGGCGTTCAATCCCACTGGTTCTCCGTGGGCAGCACCGTCCCCTGGGCCGAGGCCGGGGTCGGGGCGGTCGCGACGCAGTCGTTCGTCGAAGTGGCTTACGGACCCAGGATCCTCGAGCGCCTGCGCAGGGGCGAGTCGGCGGCCGAAGCCCTCCAGGCCGAGGTCGAAGCCGACACGCTTCGAGCGATGCGCCAGGTCCTGGTCATCGACGCAAGAGGGAACGTCGCGGTCCACACGGGCGAGGAGTGCGTCGACTTCGCCGGCAGCCACATCGGAAGAGACCACGCGTGCGCCGGAAACCTGCTCGCGGCGCCCGGGATCTGGGACTCGATGTCGAGGTCGTTCGAGGCCGCCGAGGGCTCTATGGCGGCGAGGATCATCGCCGCGCTCGAGTCGGGACAGGCGGCCGGCGGGGATGCCCGCGGCATGCAATCCGCCGCGCTACTCGTGGTCAAGATGATCGATGCGAAGCAGCCGTGGAAGAACAGAACCGTCGACCTGCGCGTCGAGGACCACCGGCAGCCGATCTACGAGCTGTCGAGACTCTACGACATGCACCGAGGCTACACGCTGGCAGACCAGGGCGATGAGGCGTTCGCCCGGAAGGACTACCGGACCGCCTCCCTCTTCTATGACGCCGCCATCGGCCAGTCGCCATCCGATGAGCTGCTCTTCTGGCGCGCCTCCGTCAGGATGGCGATGGGAGAGGAGAGCAACGCCCTCGACGACCTCGAGGAAGCGATCAGCGTCAACCCGCGCTGGCGCACGCTGCTCGCGCGGCTCCCCGACTCCGT